In the genome of Gordonia rubripertincta, one region contains:
- a CDS encoding hemolysin family protein, producing the protein MEILILVASLIGFIALTLGTALFVAAEFSLTALERSTISADVAKRGDRRARLVQRAHSTLSFQLSGAQLGITITTLITGYIAEPVLARIIKPPLEAAGVSPSVASAASLILALVIATSLSMVLGELIPKNLAIAKSLAVARATSGPMTAFSAVFRWAIHGLNGTANWIVRRLGIEPTDELASARSPQELVSLVRNSARRGALDEETATLVDRSLRFGELTAEDLMTPRVTIDTLDREDSVRDLVMASSRTGHSRFPVVVDGDLDDLVGVVHVKQAFTIPPERQATTRVTSIARSVPRVPASLDGDALMQRIRADGMELCVVIDEYGGTAGIVTTEDLIEEILGDVTDEHDDERADVAIDGNGYLCAGLLRIDELYDATGYHAPDGPYDTLGGLIMYCLGRIPTVDDVVDLPRRSPVGDGDDDSPEMLEARDDITWRATVAQMDGRRVDVVALRPAPAGEFLGDEPRDDEPRDDEPRNTEAGNG; encoded by the coding sequence GTGGAGATCCTTATACTCGTTGCGAGCCTGATCGGCTTCATCGCCCTCACGCTGGGCACCGCGCTTTTCGTCGCGGCCGAGTTCTCGCTGACCGCACTGGAACGATCCACGATCTCGGCGGATGTCGCCAAACGCGGAGACCGGCGCGCACGGCTGGTGCAGCGCGCGCATTCGACGCTGTCGTTCCAGTTGTCCGGCGCCCAGCTCGGCATCACGATCACCACCCTGATCACCGGTTACATCGCCGAACCCGTCCTCGCCCGCATCATCAAACCGCCGCTGGAAGCAGCCGGGGTGAGCCCGTCGGTCGCGTCGGCGGCGTCGCTGATCCTCGCGCTGGTCATCGCCACCTCGCTCTCGATGGTCCTGGGCGAGCTGATCCCGAAGAACCTCGCGATCGCCAAGTCGCTGGCCGTCGCCCGTGCCACATCAGGTCCGATGACGGCGTTCTCGGCGGTGTTCCGCTGGGCGATCCACGGACTCAACGGCACCGCGAACTGGATCGTCCGTCGGTTGGGCATCGAACCGACGGACGAGCTCGCCTCTGCCCGGTCACCGCAGGAACTCGTGTCGCTGGTCCGCAACTCGGCCCGGCGCGGGGCGCTCGACGAGGAGACCGCCACGCTGGTGGACCGTTCCCTGCGGTTCGGTGAGCTGACCGCCGAAGATCTGATGACCCCGCGTGTCACGATCGACACCCTCGACCGGGAGGACTCCGTGCGCGATCTCGTGATGGCGTCGTCGCGCACGGGACATTCGCGCTTCCCGGTCGTCGTCGACGGGGACCTCGACGACCTGGTCGGCGTGGTCCACGTCAAGCAGGCCTTCACCATCCCGCCGGAGCGTCAGGCCACCACGCGGGTCACCTCGATCGCACGCAGTGTGCCGCGCGTCCCGGCCAGCCTCGACGGTGACGCGCTGATGCAGCGCATCCGGGCCGACGGCATGGAGCTGTGCGTCGTCATCGACGAATACGGCGGGACCGCGGGCATCGTCACCACCGAGGACCTCATCGAGGAGATCCTCGGCGACGTCACCGACGAACACGACGACGAACGCGCCGACGTCGCGATCGACGGCAACGGCTACCTGTGCGCAGGCCTGCTGCGCATCGACGAGCTCTACGACGCGACCGGTTATCACGCACCCGATGGGCCGTACGACACCCTCGGCGGGCTGATCATGTACTGCCTCGGACGCATCCCCACGGTCGACGACGTCGTCGACCTACCCCGTCGATCTCCGGTCGGCGACGGCGACGACGATTCGCCCGAGATGCTCGAGGCCCGCGACGACATCACCTGGCGGGCCACCGTCGCCCAGATGGACGGCCGGCGCGTCGACGTCGTCGCTCTGCGACCGGCCCCGGCCGGCGAGTTCCTCGGGGACGAGCCCCGAGACGACGAACCCCGAGACGACGAGCCCCGAAACACGGAGGCCGGAAATGGGTGA
- a CDS encoding GuaB1 family IMP dehydrogenase-related protein has product MRFIEGHRPTHDLTYDDVFIVPSRSDVSSRFDVDLSTSDGSGTTIPIVVANMTAVAGKRMAETVARRGGLVVLPQDLPIEAAASSIAFVKSRHLVADTPVTLTPSDSVTDAVALIPKRSHGVAVVVEDGRPVGVVTEKRCRDVDRFARVREVLDPDIVTLPVETPPREVFDELGDLHLGVAVLVDAEGKLAGVLNRVGALRHAIYEPNVDASGKLRIAAAVGINGDVVGKARALVAAGADVLVMDTAHGHQEKMLTALRSVADADLGVPIAAGNVVSAEGTLDLIAAGASIVKVGVGPGAMCTTRMMTGVGRPQFSAVAECAGVAASHGASVWADGGVRHPRDVALALAAGASNVMVGSWFAGTHESPGDLLEDEQGPYKVSFGMASKRAVAARSTGDSPYDRARKSLFEEGISTSRIRLDPDRPGVEDLIDHICAGIRSTATYTGARNLRELHDKVVLGVQSPAGFAEGRPLPGGW; this is encoded by the coding sequence GTGCGATTCATCGAAGGCCATCGGCCGACCCACGACCTGACCTACGACGATGTGTTCATCGTCCCCAGCAGGTCTGACGTCAGTTCGCGATTCGATGTCGACCTGTCGACCTCGGACGGCAGCGGGACCACCATCCCGATCGTCGTGGCGAACATGACGGCGGTCGCGGGCAAACGCATGGCCGAGACGGTCGCGCGTCGCGGCGGACTCGTGGTCCTCCCGCAGGACCTCCCCATCGAGGCCGCCGCGTCGTCGATCGCGTTCGTGAAGTCGCGCCACCTCGTGGCCGACACCCCGGTCACGCTCACCCCGTCGGATTCGGTGACCGATGCGGTCGCGCTGATTCCCAAGCGATCCCACGGAGTCGCGGTCGTCGTCGAGGACGGACGCCCGGTCGGTGTCGTCACCGAGAAGCGCTGCCGCGACGTCGACCGTTTCGCCCGGGTCCGTGAGGTCCTCGACCCCGACATCGTCACGCTGCCCGTCGAAACCCCGCCGCGTGAGGTGTTCGACGAACTCGGCGACCTCCACCTCGGCGTCGCGGTACTCGTCGACGCCGAGGGCAAACTGGCCGGTGTCCTGAACCGCGTGGGTGCGCTGCGCCACGCAATCTACGAACCCAACGTCGATGCGTCCGGCAAGTTGCGGATCGCCGCGGCCGTCGGGATCAACGGCGACGTGGTCGGCAAAGCGCGCGCGCTCGTCGCCGCCGGCGCCGATGTGCTCGTCATGGACACCGCGCACGGTCACCAGGAGAAGATGCTGACCGCTCTGAGATCGGTCGCCGACGCGGACCTCGGTGTCCCGATCGCGGCGGGCAACGTGGTCTCCGCGGAGGGCACCCTCGACCTCATCGCCGCCGGCGCCTCGATCGTCAAGGTCGGCGTCGGTCCGGGCGCGATGTGCACCACGCGGATGATGACCGGCGTGGGCCGGCCGCAGTTCTCCGCGGTGGCCGAATGTGCCGGGGTGGCCGCGAGTCACGGAGCCTCGGTGTGGGCCGACGGCGGGGTCCGTCATCCGCGCGACGTCGCCCTGGCACTGGCGGCCGGTGCGTCGAACGTGATGGTCGGGTCCTGGTTCGCCGGCACCCACGAGTCACCCGGCGATCTCCTCGAGGACGAGCAGGGACCGTACAAGGTGAGTTTCGGCATGGCGTCCAAGCGGGCGGTGGCCGCGCGATCGACCGGCGACAGCCCGTACGACCGCGCCCGCAAGAGCCTGTTCGAAGAGGGCATCTCGACGTCCCGGATCCGGCTCGACCCCGATCGTCCCGGTGTCGAGGACCTCATCGACCACATCTGTGCCGGGATTCGCAGCACCGCAACCTATACCGGGGCCAGGAACCTGCGGGAGCTGCACGACAAGGTCGTCCTCGGAGTGCAGTCGCCCGCCGGTTTCGCCGAAGGGCGTCCCCTGCCGGGCGGGTGGTGA
- the gndA gene encoding NADP-dependent phosphogluconate dehydrogenase yields the protein MNNVEASSPSGKAQIGVTGLAVMGSNIARNFARHGYTVALHNRSIAKTDALLENHGGDGDFIRTETVAEFVAALERPRRVLIMVKAGDATDAVINELADAMEPGDIIIDGGNALYTDTIRREAAMSARGLNFVGAGISGGEEGALNGPSIMPGGPAESYESLGPLLESIAAHVDGEPCCTHIGPDGSGHFVKMVHNGIEYADMQLIGEAYDLMRKALDMPVAEIADVFREWNGTELESYLIEITADVLSQVDAETGKPLVDVIVDAAGQKGTGRWTVKSALDLGIPTTGIAEAVFARALSSATDQRVAARGLSSGNLGDAPADKAQFIADIKTALYASKVVAYAQGFDQIAAGSAEYGWNVDRGSLATIWRGGCIIRAQFLNRIREAYADDPELPSLLLAPYFREAVEVGIDSWRRVVSTATLLGIPVPAFASSLSYYDALRAERLPAALTQGLRDFFGAHTYKRVDKEGTFHTLWSGDRSEVTE from the coding sequence ATGAACAACGTCGAGGCATCGTCACCTTCCGGGAAAGCTCAGATCGGCGTCACCGGTCTGGCCGTCATGGGTTCGAACATCGCGCGTAACTTCGCCCGTCACGGGTACACGGTCGCGCTGCACAACCGCAGCATCGCCAAGACCGACGCACTGCTCGAGAACCACGGCGGCGACGGCGATTTCATCCGCACCGAGACGGTCGCCGAGTTCGTCGCCGCCCTCGAGCGCCCTCGGCGAGTGCTGATCATGGTCAAGGCCGGCGACGCCACCGACGCGGTGATCAACGAGCTCGCCGACGCGATGGAGCCCGGCGACATCATCATCGACGGCGGCAACGCCCTCTACACCGACACCATCCGCCGCGAGGCCGCGATGTCGGCACGTGGCCTGAACTTCGTCGGCGCCGGCATATCCGGCGGTGAGGAAGGCGCCCTCAACGGCCCGTCGATCATGCCCGGCGGACCCGCCGAGTCCTACGAGTCGCTCGGCCCACTGCTCGAGTCGATCGCGGCCCACGTCGACGGCGAACCCTGCTGCACCCACATCGGCCCCGACGGCAGCGGCCACTTCGTCAAGATGGTCCACAACGGCATCGAGTACGCCGACATGCAGCTCATCGGCGAGGCCTACGACCTGATGCGCAAGGCCCTCGACATGCCCGTCGCCGAGATCGCCGACGTCTTCCGCGAATGGAACGGCACCGAGCTCGAGAGCTACCTCATCGAGATCACCGCCGACGTGCTCAGCCAGGTCGATGCCGAGACCGGCAAGCCCCTCGTCGACGTGATCGTCGACGCCGCCGGCCAGAAGGGCACCGGCCGCTGGACCGTGAAGTCAGCGCTCGACCTGGGCATCCCGACCACCGGCATCGCCGAGGCCGTCTTCGCCCGCGCCCTGTCCAGCGCCACCGACCAGCGCGTCGCCGCCCGCGGCCTGTCCTCGGGCAACCTCGGTGACGCGCCCGCCGACAAGGCGCAGTTCATCGCCGACATCAAGACCGCGCTCTACGCCTCCAAGGTCGTCGCCTACGCACAGGGCTTCGACCAGATCGCCGCGGGCAGCGCGGAATACGGCTGGAACGTCGACCGCGGATCGCTGGCCACCATCTGGCGCGGCGGCTGCATCATCCGGGCGCAGTTCCTCAACCGCATCCGCGAGGCCTACGCCGACGATCCCGAGCTGCCCAGCCTGCTGCTGGCCCCCTACTTCCGCGAAGCGGTCGAGGTCGGCATCGACAGCTGGCGCCGCGTCGTGTCCACCGCCACGCTGCTGGGCATCCCGGTGCCGGCCTTCGCCTCGTCGCTGTCCTACTACGACGCCCTGCGCGCCGAGCGCCTGCCCGCCGCCCTCACCCAGGGTCTCCGCGACTTCTTCGGCGCCCACACCTATAAGCGCGTCGACAAGGAAGGCACCTTCCACACCCTGTGGAGCGGCGACCGCTCGGAAGTGACCGAATAG
- a CDS encoding M56 family metallopeptidase, with translation MTALLFGIVSLVLAGPVPEALSRAKWPVRAPRAAMTLWQAIALAAVLSAFSCGLAVAANLLVIGADGTPTTHPLREIDRLGLPLWLTCVGVFVLTLLVGARLFYTTIRVGLRTRARRKAHRQLIDILDRCDRTDADDPLYARDVRMIDVEQPLAYCLPGLRQRVVVSEGVVHRLTRDELIAVIAHERAHLRARHDLVLEAFIALHEAFPRFVRSSSALGAAELLVEALADDQAVRATAPTTLGRALVACADAVAPRGAMAVGGPTTLTRVHRLRDDRPAHWIAVSAYATAASILVLPTLAVAIPWLTELNRLMSAF, from the coding sequence ATGACCGCCCTGCTCTTCGGCATCGTCAGCCTGGTGCTCGCCGGACCCGTACCCGAGGCACTGTCCCGGGCCAAGTGGCCGGTTCGAGCGCCACGCGCGGCGATGACGCTGTGGCAGGCCATCGCCCTCGCCGCCGTGCTGTCGGCGTTCAGCTGTGGCCTGGCGGTCGCGGCCAACCTCCTGGTGATCGGGGCCGACGGCACGCCGACGACGCATCCGCTCCGTGAGATCGACCGTCTGGGCCTCCCGCTGTGGCTGACCTGCGTCGGCGTCTTCGTCCTCACCCTGCTGGTCGGCGCCCGACTCTTCTACACGACCATCCGCGTCGGCCTGCGCACCCGCGCCCGCCGCAAGGCCCACCGCCAGCTGATCGACATCCTCGACCGCTGCGATCGGACCGACGCCGATGACCCCCTCTACGCCCGCGACGTCCGGATGATCGACGTCGAGCAACCGCTCGCCTACTGCCTCCCCGGCCTGCGACAGCGTGTCGTCGTCAGCGAGGGCGTCGTGCACCGACTCACGCGAGACGAGCTGATCGCCGTCATCGCCCACGAACGCGCACACCTGCGGGCCCGACACGACCTCGTTCTCGAGGCCTTCATCGCGCTGCACGAAGCCTTCCCGCGGTTCGTCCGCTCCAGTTCCGCGCTAGGCGCCGCCGAACTGCTCGTCGAGGCTCTCGCCGACGACCAGGCCGTCCGAGCCACCGCCCCGACCACCCTCGGCCGCGCGCTCGTCGCCTGCGCCGACGCGGTCGCTCCCCGCGGTGCGATGGCCGTCGGCGGGCCGACCACTCTCACCCGCGTCCACCGCCTGCGCGACGACCGTCCCGCCCACTGGATCGCGGTCAGCGCCTACGCGACCGCCGCCTCCATCCTGGTGCTGCCGACCCTCGCGGTCGCGATCCCCTGGCTCACCGAGCTCAACCGCCTGATGTCGGCTTTCTGA
- a CDS encoding BlaI/MecI/CopY family transcriptional regulator has protein sequence MRKMNGLGDLERAVMDTLWAGSEPKTVRQVHAELSQDRSLAYTTVMTVLQRLAKKNLVTQIRDDRAHKYVPTHPREDLVASLMVDALSEADAPGSRHAALVSFVGRVGADEAAALRHALDELEAARGTRDTG, from the coding sequence ATGCGAAAGATGAATGGGCTTGGCGACCTCGAGCGCGCGGTGATGGACACTCTGTGGGCGGGCTCAGAACCGAAGACCGTACGGCAGGTGCATGCCGAGCTGTCCCAGGATCGCTCCCTCGCCTACACGACGGTCATGACCGTCCTGCAACGTCTCGCGAAGAAGAACCTCGTGACCCAGATCCGGGACGACCGCGCACACAAGTACGTACCGACCCACCCCCGCGAGGACCTGGTCGCGAGCCTGATGGTCGATGCACTCAGCGAGGCCGACGCACCCGGATCGCGGCACGCAGCCCTCGTCTCTTTCGTCGGACGGGTCGGCGCCGACGAGGCCGCGGCCCTGCGTCACGCTCTCGATGAACTCGAAGCCGCCCGAGGAACCCGCGACACCGGCTAG